The Lactuca sativa cultivar Salinas chromosome 2, Lsat_Salinas_v11, whole genome shotgun sequence genome includes a window with the following:
- the LOC111898024 gene encoding cell number regulator 6 codes for MADAEIQSRYVKLNKDQAPVDINPGELNQPIEVPQMNVRKCNECGQALPESFEPPAVEPWSTGIFGCAEDTESCWTGLFCPCVLFGRNYEKLREDMPWTTPCVCHAVFVEGGMALAAATAAFHGIEPQTSVLICEGLLFTWWVCGIYTGIVRQTLQKKYHLKNSPCDPCLVHCCMHWCALCQEHREMKGRLSDNAIMPMTIVNAPPVQVMDTDGEKKESVNGHDRRAHLEMQAL; via the exons ATGGCGGATGCCGAAATTCAATCGCGATATGTGAAGTTAAACAAAGATCAAGCGCCAGTCGATATCAATCCCGGAGAACTCAATCAGCCAATTGAAGTTCCTCAG ATGAATGTTCGCAAATGCAATGAATGTGGGCAGGCTTTACCAGAGAGCTTCGAGCCTCCTGCTGTTGAACCTTGGTCAACTGGGATATTTGGTTGTGCTGAAGATACTGAAAGCT GCTGGACAGGACTTTTTTGCCCATGTGTTCTGTTTGGACGCAACTATGAGAAGCTAAGAGAAGACATGCCTTGGACCACACCATGTGTTTGTCATGCAGTTTTCGTTGAGGGTGGCATGGCACTTGCTGCAGCAACAGCCGCATTTCATGGGATCGAACCCCAAACATCAGTTCTCATTTGTGAGGGGTTGCTTTTCACTTGGTGGGTATGTGGTATATACACTGGAATTGTCAGACAAACATTACAAAAGAAATACCATCTCAAG AACTCACCGTGTGACCCATGTTTAGTGCACTGTTGCATGCATTGGTGTGCGTTATGTCAAGAACACAGGGAGATGAAGGGGCGGCTGTCTGATAATGCTATCATGCCAATGACCATTGTGAATGCACCACCTGTTCAAGTGATGGACACCGATGGAGAGAAGAAAGAGTCTGTTAATGGGCATGATCGTCGTGCTCATTTGGAGATGCAAGCTTTGTGA
- the LOC111898025 gene encoding probable aquaporin TIP5-1, translating into MASLKTRLQHSYTPAALRSYLAEFLSTFFFVFAAVGSAMASRKMAPEAAMFCPSSLIASAIATAFSLSVATYVAVNISGGHVNPAVTFGMAVGGHITIPMAIFYWISQMLGSVIACALLKVFTVSPSVPVHGFIPSEMTGFGASVLEGVMTFALVYTVYAAGDPRRGAFGTIGPLVIGLIAGANVLASGPFTGGSMNPAHSFGAAFVGGTFKNQAAYWIGPLLGAALASVVYDNLVFPSESPEDSVRGVTDRIVV; encoded by the exons ATGGCGTCTCTGAAAACCAGATTGCAACACTCCTACACTCCCGCAGCACTGAGATCTTATCTCGCAGAGTTCCTGTCCACCTTTTTCTTCGTCTTCGCCGCTGTTGGCTCCGCCATGGCCTCAA GGAAGATGGCGCCGGAAGCCGCAATGTTTTGTCCTTCTAGTCTGATAGCGTCAGCGATTGCAACTGCCTTTTCACTGTCAGTCGCGACTTATGTAGCCGTTAATATCTCCGGTGGCCATGTGAATCCGGCGGTGACGTTTGGAATGGCAGTGGGAGGACACATCACTATCCCGATGGCAATCTTCTACTGGATTTCTCAAATGCTTGGCTCTGTCATAGCCTGTGCTCTCTTAAAAGTCTTTACCGTTTCACCG AGTGTTCCGGTTCACGGGTTTATTCCATCAGAAATGACGGGATTTGGGGCGTCGGTTCTGGAAGGTGTAATGACATTTGCGTTGGTGTACACCGTTTATGCTGCCGGAGACCCAAGGCGAGGTGCATTTGGGACGATCGGACCATTAGTAATTGGTTTGATAGCCGGAGCAAATGTATTGGCTTCCGGGCCGTTTACAGGCGGGTCAATGAATCCGGCGCACTCATTCGGGGCTGCTTTTGTTGGTGGAACTTTCAAGAATCAAGCAGCTTATTGGATCGGACCTTTGCTTGGAGCAGCCTTGGCGAGTGTTGTATATGACAATCTGGTGTTCCCTTCTGAGTCACCGGAGGATTCCGTCAGGGGAGTTACCGATAGGattgttgtttaa